In the genome of Pseudomonas fluorescens, the window TCTACGAACGCCCGCGCAATCGCTTTGTCGCGGATTTCATCGGTGAAACCAACTTCATCGAAGGCACGGTCACCCGCGTCGAAGACGGCCTGGCCTGGTTCGCCGGTCCGGCCGGTCATCCGCTGCCTGCACAGCCGTGCAGCGATGTGCGGGTCGGGGCCAACGTCGCATTGTCCGTGCGCCCCGAGCGTTTGCATCTGGTGCCAGCCACCACTGAATACGCTCTGCCGTGCCGGATCGAAGCGCAGATCTACCTCGGCACCGACCTGCAATACCAGGTCAGCCTGAGCGACGGTTCGCGCCTCACCGTGCGCACCCCCAACTGCGTCGACCAGAGCAAACGCTTCGCCGTCGGCAGCCAGGCCGGTCTGTTGTTCGACCAGGGCAGCGCCAGCGTCCTGCACGATTGAGCACGAGGAATTGCCATGCACGCTTTACCGATTGCCAATACCCTGGAACGTCGGCGGGCCTTCCAGAGCTTTCTCGGTGTCAGCCCCGCGCTGATCGCCATCGGCCTGTTCCTGATCGTGCCGATCCTGATCGTCATCGGTTACTCGCTGATGGAGGCCAACCCCTACGGCGGGGTGAACAAGGTATTCAGCAGTGACGCCTACACCTCGCTGCTGTTCGAGCGGCAACTGGACGACAGCCTGGCCTTCGCCGACTCCTACCTGATCATCGCCCTGCGCTCCATCGGCATCGCCGGGCTGACCACCCTCATCACTTTGCTGATCGGTTTTCCGGTGGCGGTATGGCTGGCCATGCAACCGGCCCATCGTCGCGGCTTGCTGATCTTCCTGATCACCGTGCCGTTCTGGGCCAACCTGTTGATCCGCACCTATGCGTGGATCCTGCTGCTGCGCAACACCGGGGTGATCAACAACAGCCTGATGGGCCTCGGGGTCATCGACCAGCCGCTGCAACTGCTCTACACCGACGGCGCGGTACTGCTGGGGCTGGTTTATACCTACGCGCCCTTCGTCGTACTGCCGATCTACGCCACCCTGGAAAAAATGGACATCCGCCTGCTCGAGGCCGCTCAGGACCTCTACGCCGGACGCGTTCGAACCTTGCGCAAGGTGGTGTTGCCCATCGCCAAACCGGGGATTCTCGCCGGCGCCATCCTCACCTTCGTGCCTTGCCTGGGCGCAATGATCGCCCCGGAACTGCTCGGCGGCGGCACGCGGATGATGCTCGGCAACCTGATCTTCCGCCAGTTCAGCGATGCGCGTAACTGGCCATTCGGCGCGGCCCTGTCGCTGGTGTTGATGGCGGCGGTGATGTTGGTACTGACGGTCTATGCCTTGCGTGCCGAACGCCAGCGTATCGCCAAAGGAGGTGCGTGATGATCGGCCTGTTCAAACGCAATACGCTGGGCGTGCAGGACTTCCCCGGCTTCGGTGGTTTCAGTTTCCTGTTCTACCTGTACCTCTACGCGCCGATCGTAGTGCTGGTGGCGTTCTCGTTCAACGCCAACCAGTCGGCCACGGTGTGGACCGGTTTCAGCTTCGACTGGTACCGCGCGGCCTTCGCCAATCAGGCCCTGCGCCAGGCGGCCGGAAACAGCCTGTTGATCGCGGTGTGCGCCAGCATGGTCGCCACGGCCATCGCCACCCTTGCCGCCCTCGGCACTTCACGGGGTGCGAAGTTCAAGGGCCTGCAACTGTCCATGGGCGCGATCATGTTGCCCCTGGTGCTGCCTGAAATCGTGGTCGGGGTCGCCACCCTGGCGCTGTTCTCCACCATCGGTCTGTCCCTGGGCTACGGCAACCTGATCATCGCGCACACGGTGTTCTGCATTCCGTTCGCCTTTTTGCCGATACGGGCACGCCTGAACGACATGGACCTGTCCCTGGAACAAGCCTCGGCCGACCTGTATGCCGGCCCGTGGCGGACCTTCCGCAAGGTCACCCTGCCGCTGCTGATGCCGGGGATTTTCTCCGGGCTGATGCTTGCCTTCATCGTGTCGCTGGATAACTTCGTGATCTCGATGATGGTCTCCCAGGCCGGTACCACGACCCTGCCGATCTTCATCTTCGGCCTGTTGCGCATGGGCGTGACACCGGACGTCAA includes:
- a CDS encoding ABC transporter permease, whose translation is MHALPIANTLERRRAFQSFLGVSPALIAIGLFLIVPILIVIGYSLMEANPYGGVNKVFSSDAYTSLLFERQLDDSLAFADSYLIIALRSIGIAGLTTLITLLIGFPVAVWLAMQPAHRRGLLIFLITVPFWANLLIRTYAWILLLRNTGVINNSLMGLGVIDQPLQLLYTDGAVLLGLVYTYAPFVVLPIYATLEKMDIRLLEAAQDLYAGRVRTLRKVVLPIAKPGILAGAILTFVPCLGAMIAPELLGGGTRMMLGNLIFRQFSDARNWPFGAALSLVLMAAVMLVLTVYALRAERQRIAKGGA
- a CDS encoding ABC transporter permease; this encodes MMIGLFKRNTLGVQDFPGFGGFSFLFYLYLYAPIVVLVAFSFNANQSATVWTGFSFDWYRAAFANQALRQAAGNSLLIAVCASMVATAIATLAALGTSRGAKFKGLQLSMGAIMLPLVLPEIVVGVATLALFSTIGLSLGYGNLIIAHTVFCIPFAFLPIRARLNDMDLSLEQASADLYAGPWRTFRKVTLPLLMPGIFSGLMLAFIVSLDNFVISMMVSQAGTTTLPIFIFGLLRMGVTPDVNAVSTLILGVSVLFVTLSYLLGKKKT